Proteins found in one Bacillota bacterium genomic segment:
- a CDS encoding DDE-type integrase/transposase/recombinase, whose protein sequence is MGDHPVAGLAVDAANMAVWNRRPTPGLVHHSDHGVQYTAVAFGRTLKDAGILGSMGTVGDALDNAVAESFFATLQTELLNRRSWPSRQALASAIFEYVGGFTTGSVGTQPSDI, encoded by the coding sequence ATGGGTGACCACCCGGTCGCAGGTCTTGCAGTTGATGCCGCGAACATGGCCGTGTGGAACCGTAGGCCCACCCCTGGGCTCGTTCACCACTCCGATCACGGGGTGCAATACACCGCCGTAGCCTTTGGTCGAACGCTCAAAGATGCGGGCATCCTAGGTTCCATGGGCACGGTGGGAGACGCCCTAGATAACGCGGTAGCTGAGAGCTTCTTTGCCACGCTCCAGACTGAACTACTCAACCGGCGCAGCTGGCCAAGCCGTCAGGCGCTAGCCTCGGCCATCTTCGAATACGTCGGGGGTTTTACAACCGGAAGCGTCGGCACTCAGCCCTCGGATATCTAA
- a CDS encoding DUF2837 family protein encodes MSFAVLLGLTALIHMIDTLSYSVRLGGIRTRQLALALSLFNSIALISRTANTLQAPLVGRLVGANLGKPDVLAEEIRVVIASASAGTLLGIIFTPTFLSLFVRAIRALAKRGSIPMFLFECMAPAKLRSISRSIRLPDRSLIARLKPDGVPTALIFLNVVITAIYTTGVLSAAYAAALVPPSKSIAASLSSGLVNGVATVLFTVLVDPKAAVITDQAMRGEIEIRVADTLVAYLIGSKLVGTLLAQLVFIPAAWMIARVV; translated from the coding sequence TTGAGTTTCGCAGTACTTCTCGGGCTCACTGCGCTCATCCATATGATAGACACGCTGTCTTACTCGGTGAGGCTGGGTGGGATCCGGACGAGGCAACTCGCGCTTGCGCTGTCCCTCTTCAACAGCATAGCGCTGATCTCAAGGACTGCCAATACACTCCAGGCTCCGCTGGTCGGGAGGCTGGTCGGTGCGAATCTCGGAAAGCCTGATGTTCTCGCGGAAGAGATCAGGGTCGTCATCGCGAGCGCGAGTGCCGGCACGCTCCTTGGAATCATTTTCACCCCGACATTCCTGTCTCTTTTTGTCAGAGCTATACGGGCTCTTGCGAAACGGGGGTCGATCCCGATGTTCCTTTTCGAGTGCATGGCACCCGCGAAGCTACGGAGCATATCGAGGAGCATTAGGCTGCCCGACAGGAGTCTGATCGCGCGGCTCAAGCCGGATGGTGTCCCGACGGCACTGATCTTTCTGAATGTGGTGATCACCGCCATCTATACCACCGGTGTGCTCTCGGCAGCGTACGCCGCGGCGCTCGTGCCACCATCAAAATCCATAGCGGCGAGTCTCTCTTCAGGTCTCGTGAACGGCGTAGCGACCGTTCTTTTCACGGTCCTCGTCGATCCGAAGGCGGCGGTCATCACAGACCAGGCAATGAGGGGCGAGATCGAGATAAGGGTGGCCGACACGCTTGTGGCATATCTCATCGGAAGCAAACTTGTCGGGACTTTGCTGGCGCAGCTCGTGTTCATCCCGGCAGCATGGATGATAGCACGGGTCGTCTAG